A window of the Zhongshania aliphaticivorans genome harbors these coding sequences:
- a CDS encoding FkbM family methyltransferase, protein MRSVRSIHNAIACVMDASATVVSTITSTNSDMKYALKLPTSLSQAQPLFMRVHPDGDQHVSAQIREQGTWEAYESELMCRILSPGDCVVDVGANIGYYSVLAAAAIGHEGHVFAFEPEPANFALLENNIALNGIETATAINAGLAAENSASTLFLSETNWGDHQIYSRGECRKSIPIELLKGDDFFKDKISRFDLIKIDTQGAEFQVLSGLEATLRASLPNVHIMIEFWPFGLKKAGDHGHQLLDLLASLNLPFWTIDHIGRTLHPCQESELRDWVDALDANPSDEGFFNLLLSTQEFEL, encoded by the coding sequence ATGAGATCCGTCAGAAGTATTCATAACGCTATTGCTTGCGTCATGGATGCCTCTGCTACGGTTGTCTCTACAATAACTTCGACCAACAGTGATATGAAATACGCTCTTAAACTGCCGACCTCATTAAGCCAAGCTCAGCCGCTATTTATGCGCGTACACCCCGATGGCGATCAGCACGTATCGGCCCAGATTCGTGAGCAAGGCACGTGGGAGGCCTACGAATCTGAGTTAATGTGCAGAATTCTGTCGCCCGGCGATTGTGTTGTCGATGTTGGCGCTAATATTGGCTACTACAGCGTTCTCGCCGCTGCGGCCATTGGCCATGAAGGCCATGTATTTGCCTTCGAACCAGAACCCGCCAATTTCGCCTTACTCGAAAACAATATCGCCCTGAACGGCATTGAAACCGCTACCGCAATCAATGCCGGTCTTGCGGCCGAAAATTCAGCAAGCACCCTCTTTTTGAGCGAAACCAATTGGGGCGACCACCAAATTTATTCTCGCGGTGAGTGTCGTAAAAGCATTCCCATCGAACTCCTCAAGGGTGATGACTTTTTCAAAGACAAAATATCGCGTTTCGACCTGATCAAAATCGATACCCAAGGCGCAGAGTTTCAAGTGCTCTCTGGGCTTGAAGCAACCTTGCGTGCCAGCCTACCAAACGTCCATATCATGATAGAGTTTTGGCCCTTTGGCCTTAAAAAGGCGGGGGATCATGGCCACCAGCTGCTGGATTTACTGGCCTCATTGAATTTGCCGTTTTGGACGATTGACCATATCGGGCGCACCCTGCACCCCTGCCAGGAATCCGAATTACGCGACTGGGTAGACGCTTTGGACGCAAACCCTTCCGACGAAGGTTTTTTCAACTTACTTCTTAGCACACAGGAATTCGAACTCTGA
- a CDS encoding phytanoyl-CoA dioxygenase family protein, with protein MQQRFQQWGYLYFKQVVPSDTCDAIKDGFLDALSPHIAANEAGLPELYGEPFFETDPIWDAVYPNMQSLESFQRLFHKPELQTLMTKVSGTEVFVYPMKMARIATPRKLGYETPPHQDAYSHHAGPTMAGLWVALHDVDETMGRLKLLPKSHKLGVRKVLEAQGVGGVQCEIFPEETCWHVSNVQQGDVIIFHSCTVHKAEANTADKAVRLSVDTRFCNYGAPVFISNIEPHHGWRIESLSWESIYAKWQDANQQYYWREYPALFDEMRDQNEWHKNV; from the coding sequence TTGCAGCAACGCTTTCAGCAATGGGGTTACCTGTATTTCAAGCAGGTTGTGCCAAGCGATACTTGCGATGCCATAAAAGACGGCTTTCTGGATGCGTTATCTCCGCATATTGCGGCAAACGAGGCCGGCCTACCTGAGCTATACGGCGAGCCATTTTTTGAGACCGACCCAATCTGGGATGCGGTTTATCCAAACATGCAATCGCTTGAATCCTTTCAGCGCTTATTCCATAAACCCGAGCTTCAAACGCTAATGACAAAGGTCAGCGGAACCGAAGTATTTGTCTACCCCATGAAAATGGCCCGCATTGCGACTCCCAGAAAGCTAGGCTATGAAACACCGCCCCATCAGGATGCCTACTCTCACCATGCCGGCCCGACCATGGCCGGGCTTTGGGTCGCCTTGCACGATGTAGACGAAACAATGGGCCGCCTTAAACTCCTGCCGAAATCACACAAGCTCGGAGTGCGTAAGGTATTAGAAGCTCAGGGAGTGGGTGGCGTGCAGTGCGAAATATTTCCAGAAGAAACCTGCTGGCACGTATCGAACGTGCAACAAGGCGACGTCATCATTTTCCATTCCTGCACGGTTCACAAAGCCGAAGCGAACACCGCAGACAAAGCTGTACGCCTCAGCGTTGATACCCGGTTTTGTAACTATGGCGCGCCGGTATTCATCAGCAATATCGAACCGCATCATGGCTGGCGTATAGAGAGCCTATCCTGGGAATCCATCTACGCCAAATGGCAGGACGCAAACCAGCAATATTACTGGCGCGAATACCCCGCACTTTTTGACGAAATGCGAGATCAAAATGAATGGCATAAGAACGTCTGA